The DNA sequence ACGGCGTGGTGGTACTGCAGCAATTCCTCGTGCGAAATATGCTGCCCGACTTCGACATTGAGGTAGAACGTGAACTTGGGGTGCTTGCTCATCCGCTCGAAGAGCCGCGTCACACCCTTGGTGTGCTGATGATCGGGCGCGACGCCGGCGCGTACCAGGCCGAACGGCGTGGGCAACTTGTCGAAGACACTGACGCGCACGCCCTTCTGCGTCAACAACTCATCGGCGGCATACATCCCCGCCGGCCCCGAGCCGACGACGGCCACCGTCAGATCGCCGCCGCGACGCAGTTGGGGCGCCGGCAATACGGGGGCGAGCTTGGAGGTCGGCGGCAGCTTCACACCGGCGGGGCGCTCGGGGTAGAACGAAGCATTGAGTTCGACGAACGGCAGTTGGGCGGCGGTCAGATTCCGGTCGGGAGCGATCGCACCGACCGGGCATGCACTGACGCACGCCCCGCAGTCCACGCAGGCCACCGGATCGATGTAGAGCATCTCGGCGGTGGCGAAGCCGGGTTCGTCAGGACTGGGGTGGATGCAGTTGACCGGGCAGGCGTAGACGCAGGACCCGTCGCTGCAACACGACTGGGTGATCACGTGTGGCATGACACTCCTAGGCGGCGGCCACGTGCTGGCGGGCGGGCTCGCTGCGGAACCGGCTCGGCTGCCCGTCGATCCGGCAGATCCGCCACATCAGCTTTGCCAGCGGGTTCATCAACCCGGTGTCGGCGGCGAGCATGCGGACGTCGCCGAACATGTCGCGCAACATCTGTCGCGACTCCGGCGAGCGGAAGAAGATCTCCTTGCGCACCGAGCGCGGGATGTCGAACTCCTTCCAGAACGCCCTGGGCGGGACGATGATCGCCGAGCACAGCACCCGCATCACGACGGGCACGTAGAGCGACAGCCAGAACCGCTTGCGCCGCGGCAGGTGCGGCACCCGCTTGCGGAGGTATTCGTGTGCAAACGAGATGTGCCTGGCCTCTTCGGCCACGTGGATGGCCATCACGCGCTCCATGATCGGGTGCAGCATCTTGCCTTCGCGCAGAACGTTCTTCTGGGTGTGGTCGATCGGCTCTTCGCCGGCCAGGATGCCGAACCAGAACGGGATCGGCAGCGGTCCGGCCACCAGTGGGATGGTCGGCTGCAGCCACTTCAGCAACCGCGGCATACCCGGCACATCGGCGCCGATGCGGTTGACCATCTCCTGGAACATCATCGTGTGGTTGCACTCTTCGACCGCCTCGTGCAGGCAGTACCGGTATTCCGGTGAGCCGTTGGGGGTCCAGAACGCGTACTCCATCAAGCCCCGGATCAGAATCGACTCGAAGTGCAGGCCGACCTTGGCGACGTTGGCCTGCCGCCACATGCCGATCTCGATCTGGCGCTGCCTGGTCTGCGACTGGTACCAGGGGTGCCGCCCGATCGGATCGCTCGCCGGCAGAATCCAGCGCTCGTCGTTCGGGACGACGGTGAACTCGGGCGAATCCCAGTCGATATCGGTATAGGGATTGAAGTTTCTGCGCACCGAGCCCTCGGAAAGGGTGGCCAGCTTCTCGACGTAGGCGACGTCGTCCAGGACGTCCATGTTGCGCCGCCAGCGCCGCACGATCTTGGTTCTCGCCATGACAGCCTCCTCAGAGGTTTACATTGGGGCGGTTGTTGTCCAAACGGTACCGCAGGTATCGCCTAAGTGTCCATACCCGTTTTCGGCTCTGCCGAACGCCTGATTTCGGGAGTCGCGCGCCGACTTCTAGGCTTGAGGCATGGCTGATGCAGCGCTGACGATCCCCGCCGACCTCAAACCTGCCGACGGCCGCTTCGGCTGCGGACCATCGAAGGTACGCCCCGAACAGCTGCAGGCACTCACCACCACCGCCGCCGCCCTGTTCGGCACCTCGCACCGCCAGGCTCCGGTGAAGAACCTCGTCGGACGGGTCCGCGACGGTCTGCGGGAGTTGTTCTCCCTGCCCGACGGCTACGAGGTCATCCTGGGCAACGGCGGAGCCACCGCATTCTGGGATGCCGCCGCATTCGGCCTCATCGACAAGAAGTCGCTGCACCTGACCTTCGGTGAGTTCTCGGCCAAGTTCGCCTCGGCGGTGGCAGCCAACCCGTTCGTCGGCGATCCGATCGTGATCAAGGCCGATGCCGGCAGCGCGCCCGAACCTCAGTCCGATCCGTCGGTCGACGCCATCGCCTGGGCGCACAACGAGACCTCGACCGGCGTGGCCGTGCCGGTGCGGCGTCCCGCCGGATCGGGTGAAGCCCTGGTCCTGGTCGACGCCACCTCCGGGGCCGGCGGCCTGCCGGTCGACGTCCGTGAGGTCGACGCCTACTACTTCGCGCCGCAGAAGAACTTCGCCAGCGACGGCGGTCTGTGGTTCGCGCTACTCTCGCCGGCAGCACTGGCCCGGGTGGAGGCCATCGCCGCCTCGGGTCGCTGGGTGCCCGAATTCCTGTCGCTGCCGATCGCGATCGACAACAGCCTCAAGAACCAGACCTACAACACCCCGGCGATCGGCACCCTGGCGCTGATGGCCGAGCAGATCGACTGGATGAATGGCAACGGCGGCCTGGACTGGGCGGTCAAGCGGACCGCGGACTCCTCCCAACGGCTGTACTCGTGGGCGGAGGCGTCGTCCTACGCCACCCCGTTCGTCGCCGACCCTGCGCTGCGCAGCCAGGTGGTGGGCACCGTCGACTTCGCCGACTCCGTGGACGCCGCCGCCGTGGCCAAGATCCTGCGGGCCAACGGCATCGTGGACACCGAGCCGTATCGCAAGCTCGGCCGCAACCAGTTGCGCATCGCGATGTTCCCGGCCATCGAGCCCGACGATGTCGAAGCGCTGACCCGTTGCGTCGACTGGGTTGTCGAACGGCTGTAACTCCAGCGTGTCCTCACCGTGATCTTTCCGAGTCTGCGTTAGAGTGCCGACGAAGGAGGTCGGCATGCGGGAACTGAAGGTGATCGGGCTCGATGTCGACGGCAAAGCCATCATTTGCGAAGGTCGCGATCCGTCCGACAAATTCCTGATCCCCGTGGACGACCGGCTGCGCGCCGCCGTCCGCGGTGACCGGTCGCTGGGTCAGACCCTGAGGGACATCGAGGTCAAAGGCGTGTTGCGGCCCAAAGACATTCAGGCTCGGATCCGAGCGGGCGCGTCCGTCGAACAGCTCGCCGAGGCGTCCGGCATGGACATCAGCAAGATCGAGCGCTTCGCCCATCCAGTGCTG is a window from the Mycolicibacterium anyangense genome containing:
- a CDS encoding AurF N-oxygenase family protein encodes the protein MARTKIVRRWRRNMDVLDDVAYVEKLATLSEGSVRRNFNPYTDIDWDSPEFTVVPNDERWILPASDPIGRHPWYQSQTRQRQIEIGMWRQANVAKVGLHFESILIRGLMEYAFWTPNGSPEYRYCLHEAVEECNHTMMFQEMVNRIGADVPGMPRLLKWLQPTIPLVAGPLPIPFWFGILAGEEPIDHTQKNVLREGKMLHPIMERVMAIHVAEEARHISFAHEYLRKRVPHLPRRKRFWLSLYVPVVMRVLCSAIIVPPRAFWKEFDIPRSVRKEIFFRSPESRQMLRDMFGDVRMLAADTGLMNPLAKLMWRICRIDGQPSRFRSEPARQHVAAA
- the serC gene encoding phosphoserine transaminase; the protein is MADAALTIPADLKPADGRFGCGPSKVRPEQLQALTTTAAALFGTSHRQAPVKNLVGRVRDGLRELFSLPDGYEVILGNGGATAFWDAAAFGLIDKKSLHLTFGEFSAKFASAVAANPFVGDPIVIKADAGSAPEPQSDPSVDAIAWAHNETSTGVAVPVRRPAGSGEALVLVDATSGAGGLPVDVREVDAYYFAPQKNFASDGGLWFALLSPAALARVEAIAASGRWVPEFLSLPIAIDNSLKNQTYNTPAIGTLALMAEQIDWMNGNGGLDWAVKRTADSSQRLYSWAEASSYATPFVADPALRSQVVGTVDFADSVDAAAVAKILRANGIVDTEPYRKLGRNQLRIAMFPAIEPDDVEALTRCVDWVVERL